From a single Myxococcus fulvus genomic region:
- the recO gene encoding DNA repair protein RecO, translating into MERYDDDALVLSTVDYGESDRLVTLLTREHGKLTAFAAGARKSKRRFAGALEPFMRLRVHIVETRGSTVRLDSTDIVAGYYAAREDLSLIARALYAVELCRELTRDHEPHPELFVLLEGYLGRLDAKEAGPTSLLAFELAALAHAGLMPRFDACSLCGGAPGERPRFDQAHGGAVCEPCSARAREAVLVPSALLSGLRALQEGARTPLPADLRARARSLLNVFISHHLGRRLKSVDFMAQVGLD; encoded by the coding sequence ATGGAGCGCTACGACGACGATGCGCTCGTGCTGTCCACCGTGGACTACGGCGAGTCGGACCGGCTCGTCACGCTGCTGACGCGCGAGCATGGGAAGCTGACGGCCTTCGCCGCGGGGGCCCGCAAGAGCAAGCGGCGCTTCGCGGGCGCGCTGGAGCCGTTCATGCGGCTGCGCGTGCACATCGTCGAGACGCGCGGCTCCACGGTGCGGCTGGACTCCACGGACATCGTCGCCGGGTACTACGCCGCGCGCGAGGACCTGTCGCTCATCGCGCGGGCCCTGTACGCGGTGGAGCTGTGCCGCGAGCTGACGAGAGATCACGAGCCGCACCCGGAGCTCTTCGTCCTGCTCGAGGGCTACCTGGGCCGCCTGGATGCGAAGGAGGCGGGGCCCACGTCGCTCCTGGCCTTCGAGCTGGCGGCGCTGGCCCACGCCGGGTTGATGCCTCGCTTCGATGCGTGCTCGCTGTGTGGTGGAGCGCCCGGTGAGCGGCCCCGGTTCGACCAGGCCCACGGGGGCGCGGTATGCGAGCCGTGCAGCGCCCGGGCGCGCGAGGCGGTGCTCGTCCCGTCCGCGCTGCTGTCCGGGCTGCGAGCGCTCCAGGAAGGGGCCCGCACGCCGCTTCCCGCGGACCTGCGTGCCCGCGCGCGGAGCCTGCTCAACGTCTTCATCTCCCACCACCTGGGACGACGCCTCAAGAGCGTGGACTTCATGGCCCAGGTGGGCCTGGACTGA
- a CDS encoding helix-turn-helix domain-containing protein, translating to MDHVDFGKYLSQQRELRGMSREDVARETKIPPTLIAALEAGQVERLPSRIFVVNYIKAYAQVIGLSPEEAILRYEEVDRSVPAPSPAQLEQERRKRAYVGLSVLLVALALGLFVFLVLSGKLPSPLAR from the coding sequence GTGGACCACGTCGACTTCGGCAAGTACCTCAGCCAGCAGCGGGAGCTTCGAGGGATGTCTCGCGAGGATGTCGCGCGAGAGACCAAGATTCCCCCGACGCTCATCGCCGCGCTCGAAGCGGGGCAGGTGGAGCGGCTGCCCTCGCGCATCTTCGTGGTGAACTACATCAAGGCCTACGCCCAGGTGATTGGCCTGTCTCCCGAGGAGGCCATCCTCCGGTACGAGGAGGTGGACCGCTCGGTGCCGGCGCCGTCGCCCGCGCAGCTGGAGCAGGAGCGCCGCAAGCGGGCCTACGTGGGGCTGTCCGTCCTCCTGGTGGCCCTGGCGCTGGGCCTCTTCGTGTTCCTCGTGTTGAGCGGGAAGCTTCCTTCTCCGCTCGCGCGTTGA
- the tgl gene encoding social motility TPR repeat lipoprotein Tgl — protein sequence MLRFASAFRPLALVLALAGCAHVPTEKERRKAEIHYELALQAQQQGHVQDALRELQVSLENDPDYPEANNAIGILLHLAFARHAEAMGHYERALKVRPTFSEARTNLANVHLDQGRYDEAIKLYEQVLNDMLYVTPYIAQGNMGWAFYKKGDTQRAVGSLKAAVTTNPGFCMGYRNLGIIFDETGKLDESCRNFSRYRENCPEAADAHMREGVCLAKQGQAEGARQAFSTCEAKAKAGEQELRDDCRRLLEKL from the coding sequence ATGCTCCGCTTCGCCTCCGCGTTCCGCCCACTCGCGCTCGTGCTCGCGCTCGCCGGCTGTGCCCATGTCCCCACGGAGAAGGAGCGCCGCAAGGCGGAGATCCACTACGAACTGGCGCTCCAGGCCCAGCAGCAGGGCCACGTCCAGGACGCGCTGCGCGAGCTGCAGGTGTCGCTGGAGAACGACCCCGACTATCCGGAGGCCAACAACGCCATCGGCATCCTGCTGCACCTCGCCTTCGCGCGGCATGCCGAGGCCATGGGGCACTACGAGCGCGCGCTGAAGGTGCGCCCCACGTTCTCCGAGGCCCGCACCAACCTGGCCAACGTGCACCTGGACCAGGGGCGCTACGACGAGGCCATCAAGCTGTACGAGCAGGTCCTCAACGACATGCTCTATGTGACGCCGTACATCGCGCAGGGCAACATGGGCTGGGCCTTCTACAAGAAGGGTGACACGCAGCGCGCCGTGGGGAGCCTCAAGGCGGCGGTGACGACCAACCCCGGCTTCTGCATGGGCTACCGCAACCTGGGCATCATCTTCGACGAGACGGGCAAGCTGGACGAGTCGTGCCGTAACTTCTCCCGCTACCGCGAGAACTGCCCGGAAGCGGCCGATGCCCACATGCGCGAGGGCGTCTGCCTGGCGAAGCAGGGGCAGGCCGAAGGGGCCCGGCAGGCCTTCTCCACCTGTGAGGCCAAGGCGAAGGCGGGCGAGCAGGAGCTGAGGGACGACTGCCGAAGGCTGCTCGAAAAGCTCTAG
- a CDS encoding lytic transglycosylase domain-containing protein encodes MTSPAPTGGRSFATRFFESLHALSSGCSRLPLLAGVALVVSARLVPLLEERSVQPVLPERVVAESPSPEASLIDLVLARRAPGLGLTLRRQLGNAIAEEARTAGYDPLLVLALIDVESDFAEEAVSEKGARGLMQIKPSTLHFLAEKEGLRLSREEVTADTALCVRLGIRYLRSLQDRFGGDLELALMAYNAGPTRIRNAIKQGELDRFRRYPRAVRRDFRRFREGHGLGGDWALAQREADAVPTP; translated from the coding sequence GTGACTTCTCCCGCCCCCACGGGCGGGAGGTCGTTCGCGACGCGCTTCTTCGAATCTCTCCACGCTCTGAGCTCAGGCTGTTCCCGACTCCCCCTGTTGGCGGGGGTGGCGCTCGTCGTGTCGGCGCGGCTGGTGCCGCTGCTGGAGGAGCGCTCGGTCCAGCCTGTCCTGCCCGAGCGCGTGGTCGCCGAGAGCCCCTCTCCGGAGGCGTCCCTCATCGACCTCGTGCTCGCGCGGCGTGCTCCGGGCCTGGGCCTCACCCTGCGCCGGCAGCTCGGGAACGCCATCGCCGAGGAGGCCCGGACGGCGGGGTATGATCCGCTCCTGGTGCTGGCCCTGATCGACGTGGAGTCGGACTTCGCCGAGGAGGCCGTGTCCGAGAAGGGCGCGCGGGGGCTGATGCAGATCAAGCCCAGCACGCTCCACTTCCTGGCGGAGAAGGAGGGCCTTCGCCTCTCCCGGGAAGAGGTGACGGCCGACACGGCGCTGTGCGTGCGGCTGGGCATCCGCTACCTGCGCTCGCTGCAGGACCGCTTCGGCGGCGACCTGGAGCTGGCGCTGATGGCCTACAACGCCGGCCCCACCCGCATCCGCAACGCCATCAAGCAGGGCGAGCTGGACCGCTTCCGGCGCTATCCCCGGGCCGTCCGGCGCGACTTCCGCCGCTTCCGCGAGGGCCACGGCCTGGGCGGTGACTGGGCGCTCGCCCAGCGTGAGGCGGACGCCGTCCCCACGCCTTGA
- a CDS encoding phasin family protein, whose protein sequence is MDNKPEAPREKNPVAETFERIWSQALLAVNTAEEEASRAVQKVASVAGWSQDEVKRQAQAFSDRLAGHRRDLEHNVEDRVRTALTRMKLPRREELQAFGSRLERVAERIQALEQRK, encoded by the coding sequence TTGGACAACAAGCCCGAGGCCCCCCGAGAGAAGAACCCTGTCGCGGAAACTTTTGAGCGCATCTGGAGTCAGGCGCTCCTCGCGGTGAACACGGCCGAAGAGGAAGCCTCCCGCGCGGTGCAGAAGGTGGCGTCCGTGGCCGGCTGGAGCCAGGACGAGGTGAAGCGCCAGGCCCAGGCCTTCTCGGACCGGCTGGCCGGCCACCGGAGGGATCTGGAGCACAACGTGGAGGACCGGGTTCGCACGGCCCTCACCCGGATGAAGCTGCCCCGTCGCGAGGAGCTCCAGGCGTTCGGCTCCCGGTTGGAGCGCGTGGCCGAGCGCATCCAGGCCCTGGAGCAACGTAAGTGA
- the rpoC gene encoding DNA-directed RNA polymerase subunit beta' produces MKDIFNFFEKPKDPLSFNAIRIALASPDKIRQWSHGEVKKPETINYRTFKPERDGLFCARIFGPVKDYECNCGKYKRMKHRGVVCEKCGVEVIQSKVRRERLGHITLATPVAHIWFLKSLPSRIGNLLDITLKELEKVLYCESYIVLDPKSTPLQAGELISEEKMHRLYQEHGEDSFTTGMGGEAVREMLKGLDVEKLSEALRKDMRETTSEAKRKKYAKRLKVAEAFRVSGNKPEWMMLDVIPVIPPDLRPLVPLDGGRFATSDLNDLYRRVINRNNRLKRLQELNAPDIIIRNEKRMLQEAVDALFDNGRRGKTITGPNKRPLKSLSDMLKGKQGRFRQNLLGKRVDYSGRSVIVVGPELRLHQCGLPKIMALELFKPFIYNKLEEKGYVTTIKSAKKMVEKERPEVWDILEDVIREHPVLLNRAPTLHRLGMQAFEPVLIEGKAIQLHPLVCAAFNADFDGDQMAVHVPLSIEAQMEARVLMMSTNNILSPANGKPIIVPTQDMVLGIYYMTRAREFANGEGRVFSSPDEVRAAHDHGEVHLQAKVVCRIDGKRKETTVGRVLLWEVVPRRVGFDAINKVLDKKSLGGLIDLCYRLTGEKETVLLADRIRSLGYFNATRAGISIALKDMIIPAKKQEFLDYAGKEVAEIENQYLEGLITDGERYNKVIDIWAEVTEKVAQEMMQQISQEEASGDKDGKRESRKQPSFNPIYIMADSGARGSAQQIRQLAGMRGLMAKPSGEIIETPITANFREGLSVLQYFISTHGARKGLADTALKTANSGYLTRRLVDVAQDAIINEYDCGTMDGLFIGALVEGGEIIEPLGERILGRVALDDILDPVTGEVLVRANEEIDEDRVRRIENSGLDKVKIRSVLTCQAKRGICVECYGRDLARGRKVSVGEAVGVIAAQSIGEPGTQLTMRTFHIGGAATRRAEQSSLENRYAGSVKFAGLTTVQKTDGTLVAMNRNGELVVVDDSGRERERYQVIYGARILVKEGQRIEASTLLAEWDPFAIPLLTEVGGTVRYEDIIEGVTMSETLDEVTGLSRKTVIESKDPEARPRVSIRDAQGNTKDLPSSRNPASYFLPQGSIITVNDGDEIHPGEVIAKVPRETTKTKDITGGLPRVAELFEARKPKDAAAIAEIDGVVSFGKDTKGKRKLIITPEVNGEQRTDLAKEYLISKGKNISVHSGDRVKAGEAMMDGAANPHDILKVLGEKELARYLVDEVQEVYRLQGVKINDKHIETIVRQMLRRVRVTDVGDTNFLVDEQVEKWVFEEENEKIMAEGKRPAVGEPLLLGITKASLSTESFISASSFQETTKVLTEAAINGKVDYLRGLKENVIMGRLIPAGTGLPNYKHLDIEVESPTDEVNEMEAALAGAHGDGGPLSAPAARPEGTQTTGAA; encoded by the coding sequence GTGAAGGACATTTTCAACTTCTTCGAGAAGCCGAAGGACCCGTTGTCGTTCAACGCCATTCGCATCGCGCTGGCGTCGCCCGACAAGATCCGCCAGTGGTCGCACGGTGAGGTGAAGAAGCCCGAGACCATCAACTACCGCACGTTCAAGCCGGAGCGTGACGGCCTGTTCTGCGCCCGCATCTTCGGGCCGGTGAAGGACTACGAGTGCAACTGCGGCAAGTACAAGCGCATGAAGCACCGTGGCGTGGTGTGTGAGAAGTGCGGCGTGGAGGTCATCCAGTCGAAGGTCCGCCGCGAGCGCCTGGGTCACATCACCCTGGCCACGCCGGTGGCGCACATCTGGTTCCTCAAGTCGCTGCCCAGCCGCATCGGCAACCTGCTCGACATCACGCTCAAGGAGCTGGAGAAGGTCCTCTACTGCGAGAGCTACATCGTCCTCGACCCCAAGTCGACGCCGCTGCAGGCCGGTGAGCTCATCAGCGAGGAGAAGATGCACCGGCTCTACCAGGAGCACGGTGAGGACTCCTTCACCACGGGCATGGGCGGCGAGGCCGTCCGCGAGATGCTCAAGGGCCTGGACGTGGAGAAGCTGTCCGAGGCGCTGCGCAAGGACATGCGCGAGACCACCAGCGAGGCGAAGCGGAAGAAGTACGCCAAGCGCCTGAAGGTGGCCGAGGCGTTCCGCGTCTCCGGCAACAAGCCCGAGTGGATGATGCTGGACGTGATTCCGGTGATTCCGCCGGACCTGCGCCCGCTCGTTCCCCTCGACGGTGGCCGCTTCGCGACCTCCGACCTGAACGACCTGTACCGCCGCGTCATCAACCGCAACAACCGTCTCAAGCGCCTGCAGGAGCTCAACGCTCCGGACATCATCATCCGCAACGAGAAGCGGATGCTGCAGGAGGCCGTGGACGCGCTGTTCGACAACGGCCGCCGCGGCAAGACGATCACCGGCCCCAACAAGCGCCCGCTCAAGTCGCTGTCCGACATGCTCAAGGGCAAGCAGGGCCGGTTCCGTCAGAACCTGCTCGGCAAGCGCGTGGACTACTCGGGCCGCTCCGTCATCGTCGTCGGTCCCGAGCTGCGCCTGCACCAGTGCGGCCTGCCGAAGATCATGGCGCTCGAGCTGTTCAAGCCGTTCATCTACAACAAGCTCGAAGAGAAGGGTTACGTCACCACCATCAAGTCGGCGAAGAAGATGGTGGAGAAGGAGCGTCCCGAGGTCTGGGACATCCTCGAGGACGTCATCCGCGAGCACCCGGTGCTCCTCAACCGCGCGCCCACGCTGCACCGTCTGGGCATGCAGGCCTTCGAGCCCGTGCTCATCGAGGGCAAGGCCATCCAGCTGCACCCGCTCGTCTGCGCGGCGTTCAACGCCGACTTCGACGGTGACCAGATGGCCGTGCACGTGCCGCTCTCCATCGAGGCTCAGATGGAGGCGCGCGTGCTGATGATGTCGACGAACAACATCCTCAGCCCCGCGAACGGCAAGCCCATCATCGTCCCGACGCAGGACATGGTGCTCGGCATCTACTACATGACCCGCGCCCGCGAGTTCGCCAACGGCGAGGGCCGCGTGTTCAGCTCGCCCGACGAGGTCCGCGCCGCGCACGACCACGGCGAGGTGCACCTGCAGGCGAAGGTGGTCTGCCGCATCGACGGCAAGCGCAAGGAGACCACCGTCGGCCGCGTCCTGTTGTGGGAGGTGGTGCCGCGCCGCGTGGGCTTCGACGCCATCAACAAGGTGCTCGACAAGAAGTCGCTCGGCGGCCTCATCGACCTCTGCTACCGCCTGACGGGCGAGAAGGAGACGGTGCTGCTCGCGGACCGCATCCGCAGCCTCGGCTACTTCAACGCCACGCGCGCCGGTATCTCCATCGCGCTGAAGGACATGATCATCCCTGCGAAGAAGCAGGAGTTCCTGGACTACGCCGGCAAGGAAGTGGCGGAGATCGAGAACCAGTACCTCGAGGGCCTCATCACCGACGGTGAGCGCTACAACAAGGTCATCGATATCTGGGCCGAGGTCACGGAGAAGGTCGCCCAGGAGATGATGCAGCAGATCTCCCAGGAGGAGGCCTCCGGGGACAAGGACGGCAAGCGCGAGTCGCGCAAGCAGCCGTCGTTCAACCCCATCTACATCATGGCCGACTCGGGCGCGCGTGGTAGCGCCCAGCAGATCCGTCAGCTCGCCGGTATGCGCGGACTGATGGCGAAGCCGTCCGGCGAAATCATCGAGACGCCCATCACCGCGAACTTCCGCGAGGGTCTCTCGGTGCTGCAGTACTTCATCTCCACGCACGGCGCCCGCAAGGGTCTGGCGGACACGGCGCTCAAGACGGCCAACTCCGGTTACCTCACCCGCCGCCTCGTCGACGTGGCGCAGGACGCCATCATCAACGAGTACGATTGCGGCACCATGGACGGTCTGTTCATCGGCGCCCTGGTCGAGGGTGGTGAGATCATCGAGCCGCTCGGCGAGCGCATCCTGGGCCGCGTGGCCCTGGACGACATCCTCGACCCCGTCACGGGCGAGGTGCTGGTGCGCGCCAACGAGGAGATCGACGAGGACCGCGTCCGCCGCATCGAGAACAGCGGTTTGGACAAGGTGAAGATCCGCTCGGTGCTCACGTGCCAGGCCAAGCGCGGCATCTGCGTGGAGTGCTACGGCCGTGACCTTGCGCGCGGCCGCAAGGTGTCCGTGGGCGAGGCCGTGGGCGTCATCGCGGCGCAGTCCATCGGTGAGCCGGGTACGCAGCTGACGATGCGCACGTTCCACATCGGTGGCGCGGCGACGCGGCGCGCGGAGCAGTCCAGCCTGGAGAACCGGTACGCGGGTAGCGTGAAGTTCGCGGGCCTCACCACGGTGCAGAAGACGGACGGCACGCTCGTGGCGATGAACCGCAACGGCGAGCTCGTCGTCGTCGACGACTCCGGCCGCGAGCGCGAGCGCTACCAGGTCATCTACGGCGCCCGCATCCTGGTGAAGGAAGGCCAGCGCATCGAGGCGAGCACGCTGCTGGCGGAGTGGGATCCGTTCGCGATTCCGCTGCTCACCGAGGTGGGCGGTACCGTGCGCTACGAGGACATCATCGAAGGCGTGACGATGTCCGAGACCCTGGACGAGGTGACGGGTCTGTCGCGCAAGACGGTCATCGAGTCGAAGGACCCGGAGGCGCGTCCGCGCGTCTCCATCCGCGACGCCCAGGGCAACACGAAGGACCTGCCCTCGTCCCGCAACCCGGCGAGCTACTTCCTGCCGCAGGGCTCCATCATCACCGTCAACGACGGCGATGAGATCCACCCGGGCGAGGTCATCGCCAAGGTGCCGCGCGAGACGACCAAGACGAAGGACATCACGGGCGGTCTGCCCCGCGTGGCCGAGCTGTTCGAGGCGCGCAAGCCGAAGGATGCCGCGGCCATCGCGGAGATCGACGGCGTGGTGTCGTTCGGCAAGGACACCAAGGGCAAGCGCAAGCTCATCATCACCCCCGAGGTGAACGGCGAGCAGCGCACGGACCTGGCCAAGGAGTATTTGATCTCCAAGGGCAAGAACATCAGCGTCCACTCCGGCGACCGCGTGAAGGCCGGCGAGGCGATGATGGACGGCGCGGCCAACCCGCACGACATCCTCAAGGTGCTGGGCGAGAAGGAACTCGCGCGCTACCTGGTGGACGAAGTGCAGGAGGTCTACCGCCTCCAGGGCGTGAAGATTAACGACAAGCACATCGAGACCATCGTCCGGCAGATGCTGCGCCGGGTGCGCGTCACGGATGTGGGCGACACCAACTTCCTGGTCGACGAGCAGGTGGAGAAGTGGGTGTTCGAGGAGGAGAACGAGAAGATCATGGCCGAGGGCAAGCGCCCGGCCGTGGGTGAGCCGCTGCTGCTCGGCATCACCAAGGCCTCGCTCTCCACCGAGTCGTTCATCTCGGCGTCCTCCTTCCAGGAGACCACCAAGGTGCTCACCGAGGCCGCCATCAACGGCAAGGTGGACTACCTGCGCGGCCTCAAGGAGAACGTCATCATGGGCCGGCTCATCCCCGCCGGTACGGGCCTGCCGAACTACAAGCACCTCGACATCGAGGTGGAGAGCCCGACCGACGAGGTCAACGAGATGGAGGCCGCGCTGGCCGGTGCCCACGGCGACGGTGGGCCCCTGTCCGCTCCGGCTGCCCGTCCGGAAGGCACCCAGACGACGGGCGCCGCCTAG